The following coding sequences are from one Methanosarcina sp. WWM596 window:
- a CDS encoding type II toxin-antitoxin system HicB family antitoxin — translation MYQVRTGVIILIQCIQAVLEKAKYKIKYEIIDDEEPYYGEVPELEGAWATGKNLEECHRNLEEVINEWIIIKLRNGLYF, via the coding sequence ATATACCAGGTTCGGACAGGTGTAATCATCCTTATCCAGTGTATCCAGGCAGTCCTTGAAAAGGCAAAATATAAAATAAAATATGAAATAATAGATGACGAAGAACCATATTATGGAGAAGTTCCCGAACTTGAAGGGGCCTGGGCTACCGGCAAAAACCTTGAGGAATGCCACAGAAACCTGGAAGAAGTTATTAATGAATGGATTATTATCAAACTGAGAAATGGACTCTACTTTTGA
- a CDS encoding DUF1699 family protein, translating into MRIRVVSSREEIFTLNPNERLVHLAFRPSNKDIFELVETCPKIEVIQLPKSYMRTVSKSIEMFLEMQRVQLIEGDVWGHRKDINEYYAIPSSVIEKIKEMKIEGKSTEEIEKKVSRESRLNPGMVVYILNKETPA; encoded by the coding sequence ATGAGAATAAGAGTAGTTAGTTCCAGAGAAGAAATCTTTACACTTAATCCGAATGAGCGTCTTGTTCACCTGGCTTTCAGGCCTTCGAACAAGGACATATTTGAACTGGTAGAAACCTGCCCGAAGATTGAGGTAATCCAATTACCTAAATCTTACATGCGTACAGTCTCAAAGTCCATAGAAATGTTCCTTGAAATGCAGAGAGTCCAGCTTATCGAAGGAGATGTCTGGGGACACAGGAAGGATATAAACGAGTATTACGCAATTCCCTCTTCAGTAATTGAAAAGATTAAGGAGATGAAAATCGAAGGTAAATCCACTGAGGAGATTGAGAAAAAGGTTTCAAGGGAAAGCAGGTTGAACCCTGGAATGGTTGTATATATCCTGAACAAGGAAACTCCTGCCTGA
- a CDS encoding NAD(P)-dependent alcohol dehydrogenase produces the protein MKGFAMLEIGKVGWIDTERPSAGPYDAIVRPLAVAPCTSDIHTVWEGALGNRKNMVLGHEAVGVIEEIGSEVKDFKPGDKVIVPAITPDWRSMEAQDGVPMHSNGMLSGWKFSNFKSGVFAEFFHVNDADMNLALLPKGMPLEQAVMLSDMATTGIQGAEMANIKTGSTVAVIGIGPVGLMAVAGASILGAGRLIAVGSRKVCVDLALEYGASEIVDYRKGGLVGQVLEKTNGKGVDSVIIAGGNENTISDAVKIVKPGGTVSNVNYYGTGDTLPIPRIEWGSGMSHKDIRGGLTTGGRLRMERMADLCTYGRIKPEKMATHVFEGFDKMEEALLLMKDKPRDLIKPVVLLSE, from the coding sequence ATGAAAGGATTTGCAATGCTTGAAATTGGAAAAGTAGGCTGGATTGATACTGAAAGACCTTCTGCAGGCCCATATGATGCAATCGTGAGGCCTCTTGCAGTCGCGCCGTGTACATCAGATATTCATACTGTCTGGGAAGGTGCGCTTGGAAACCGTAAAAACATGGTTTTAGGACACGAAGCTGTAGGTGTTATAGAAGAAATCGGATCAGAGGTCAAAGACTTCAAACCAGGCGATAAAGTAATTGTTCCTGCAATTACACCTGACTGGCGGTCCATGGAAGCACAGGATGGAGTGCCTATGCACTCAAATGGGATGCTTTCTGGATGGAAGTTTTCAAACTTCAAAAGTGGAGTCTTTGCAGAATTTTTTCATGTAAATGATGCAGACATGAATTTAGCTCTACTTCCAAAAGGAATGCCTCTCGAACAGGCTGTCATGCTCTCAGATATGGCGACTACTGGAATACAGGGTGCAGAAATGGCAAATATTAAAACGGGCTCTACAGTTGCAGTTATTGGAATAGGTCCTGTTGGTCTGATGGCAGTGGCAGGTGCATCTATTCTTGGTGCAGGCAGGCTCATTGCAGTAGGAAGTCGGAAAGTCTGTGTTGATCTTGCTCTGGAATACGGGGCATCTGAAATTGTTGATTACAGAAAAGGTGGACTTGTTGGACAGGTTCTTGAAAAGACGAATGGAAAAGGTGTGGATTCTGTTATCATAGCAGGAGGAAATGAAAATACAATATCGGATGCGGTCAAAATTGTAAAACCCGGAGGCACGGTCTCAAACGTCAACTACTACGGCACCGGAGACACACTTCCTATCCCACGTATTGAATGGGGATCGGGTATGTCTCACAAAGACATACGTGGTGGTCTGACAACCGGAGGTCGTCTGAGAATGGAAAGAATGGCAGACCTATGTACCTATGGAAGAATAAAACCAGAAAAAATGGCCACCCATGTATTCGAAGGATTTGACAAAATGGAAGAGGCTCTCTTGCTCATGAAAGATAAACCAAGAGATCTGATCAAACCTGTTGTTCTTCTGAGCGAATAA